A DNA window from Ictalurus furcatus strain D&B chromosome 22, Billie_1.0, whole genome shotgun sequence contains the following coding sequences:
- the LOC128599111 gene encoding collagen alpha-1(XII) chain-like, with translation MCIMPCLRISVVTHIFCQGPPGNDGPRGLKGHIGQEGKVGNRGLHGIEGPMGKIGDPGPKGFLGNTGSRGPDGERGDPGPKGERGAPGDPGIMGPQGERGQSGLTGLPGVKGQPGSPGSQGEDGEVGLQGMIGKEGPKVRAVYSSL, from the exons ATGTGTATAATGCCATGTTTAAGGATTAGTGTTGTCACTCATATTTTCTGCCAGGGACCACCAGGGAATGATGGACCTCGCGGACTTAAAGGTCACATT GGACAGGAAGGTAAGGTGGGAAACAGAGGACTACATGGAATTGAAGGGCCAATg GGCAAAATTGGAGATCCAGGTCCAAAAGGATTTCTAGGCAACACA GGCAGCAGAGGTccggatggagagagaggtgaTCCTGGACCAAAAGGAGAAAGA GGTGCACCTGGAGACCCAGGCATTATGGGTCCTCAGGGGGAGAGAGGTCAGTCAGGCCTTACTGGCTTACctggggtcaaaggtcaaccAGGGTCTCCAGGTAGCCAG GGTGAAGATGGTGAAGTGGGTCTCCAGGGAATGATCGGAAAGGAAGGCCCAAAGGTCAGAGCAGTTTATAGCAGTTTATGA
- the LOC128599312 gene encoding scavenger receptor class A member 3-like has protein sequence MLEARRECGAEWDLKNFCVCLQDPLNFIPLDELNPPSQRGNIEATDGFRVLEESTRHKSPHITSYTRIKGNTENQAQSTTAKSRVKDLLSQKRQTVRVDVVPSKPSEDIIDLDSSIETKHVNNNHVHPQFLDLNLTEEDLLPSGTFITSGSATQGQGLTDFLSQKGQKKPEDHHNRLTQQSTTRSSPKHGDLITGSDGKKYRMLRGAPGPAGSPGKRGCAGTRGYVGFKGDKGSRGERGREGPRGNPGPPGPAGLPSLYLWRNTQEEWAAFMRTSYYHLLMAGWPRETGPPGPVGEMGSPGPPGMPGDPGEMGPPGRQGDMVNNRILSSPCSSCWNYLVFARIEPSCIWTATRGRRVCVAEQGLQEETEIMG, from the exons ATGCTAGAGGCTCGAAGGGAATGTGGTGCAGAGTGGGATTTGAAaaacttttgtgtttgtttacaggATCCTCTCAATTTCATTCCCCTTGATGAGCTGAACCCTCCATCCCAGAGGGGCAACATCGAGGCAACTGATGGTTTCCGAGTGCTAGAGGAATCCACGAGGCACAAATCCCCTCACATCACATCATACACCAGGATTAAGGGCAATACTGAGAACCAGGCCCAGTCCACCACTGCTAAATCCAGGGTGAAGGATTTGCTCTCGCAAAAACGACAAACAGTTCGGGTGGATGTAGTTCCTTCAAAACCCTCAGAGGACATCATCGACCTGGATTCCTCGATTGAAACCAAGCATGTAAATAACAACCATGTGCATCCACAGTTCCTTGACCTAAACCTGACAGAAGAGGACCTATTACCTTCAGGGACATTCATCACGTCTGGATCTGCCACTCAGGGCCAAGGCCTCACGGACTTCCTCAGCCAGAAAGGCCAGAAAAAACCAGAGGACCATCATAATAGATTGACACAGCAAAGCACAACAAGGAGTTCACCTAAACATGGTGATCTTATCACAGGATCCGATGGCAAGAAGTATCGAATGTTGAGAGGCGCTCCGGGACCTGCTGGGAGTCCAGGGAAAAGA GGTTGTGCCGGGACCAGAGGATACGTTGGATTTAAGGGAGACAAG GGATCTCGAGGAGAAAGAGGGCGAGAAGGTCCAAGGGGTAATCCAGGACCTCCGGGACCGGCAGGATTACCCTCACTCTACCTATGGCGCAACACTCAGGAGGAATGGGCTGCATTCATG AGAACTTCATACTACCATTTGCTAATGGCAGGATGGCCT agagagaccggGCCTCCTGGACCAGTGGGGGAAATGGGAAGTCCAGGACCACCT GGGATGCCAGGAGATCCAGGAGAGATGGGACCTCCAGGTCGACAAGGTGACATGGTAAATAATCGCATTCTCTCATCTCCATGTTCATCCTGCTGGAACTATTTAGTATTTGCTAGGATTGAACCAAGCTGTATTTGGAC GGCGACTCGGGGCCGAAGGGTGTGCGTGGCCGAGCAGGGACTTCAGGAAGAGACGGAGATAATGGGCTAG
- the LOC128599145 gene encoding collagen alpha-1(V) chain-like has protein sequence MGSGIQESEEVEQRLNPFTRKVDLLKLLSSLVPQSNNVSLFEDNEGCSVLNIGLYSTLTLPTRHAFGPSFADEFSVLLQLRSSQNVDRSVLTILDFYNQVTLQIRLSPSGFTFITAHQQGYEFLVSGLSDSQWHWVSVGVSLEYLAVYVNCVLVEKVRWTFPYLGIPTDGLLMLGGILQGFETPFEGDIRQMMFIMGDGRAAKNQCSLHQPVCGASVDSWSSKTSHNKQVQKNRATFDCHV, from the exons AGGAAGTGGAACAGCGTTTGAATCCTTTCACCCGAAAGGTGGACTTACTGAAGCTCCTGTCCAGTCTCGTGCCACAGAGTAACAACGTGTCTCTGTTCGAGGATAATGAGGGATGCTCAGTGCTGAACATTGGACTCTACTCAACCCTGACTCTGCCAACGAGACACGCTTTTGGCCCGAG ctTTGCAGACGAGTTCAGTGTACTCCTTCAGCTGCGCAGCTCTCAGAATGTGGACCGCAGTGTCCTCACCATTCTGGACTTTTACAATCAGGTGACACTTCAGATTCGCCTCAGTCCCTCAGGTTTCACCTTCATCACTGCCCATCAGCAAGGTTACGA GTTTTTAGTGTCAGGCCTGTCTGATTCGCAGTGGCACTGGGTCTCAGTGGGAGTCTCGTTGGAGTATCTGGCTGTCTATGTGAACTGTGTGCTGGTGGAGAAAGTCAGATGGACCTTCCCATACTTGGGCATCCCTACAGACGGTCTGCTGATGCTCGGAGGCATCCTGCAGGGCTTTGAGACGCCTTTTGag GGGGATATCCGGCAGATGATGTTCATCATGGGCGACGGCAGAGCTGCTAAAAATCAGTGCAGTCTCCACCAGCCGGTGTGTGGAGCCTCAGTGGACTCCTGGTCCTCCAAAACATCTCACAACAAACAGGTACAAAAGAATAGAGCCACATTCGACTGTCATGTCTAA